CACCCCTACCCCTCAAGATTGTTCATGTTACAGTGCTGGACAACAGCAATATTTTGCTCTCCCCCTGGACGGAAACCGATCCCCGCATTGGCAAAAAGCTTTGGTGGGTTTAATCATAAACGAGGTGTTCAATGTCCAAACTGACTCATTCCAAACTTGCTCGTTCTGAGCCAATTGTAATTGACCTGTCTCCCACAGAATTTACTCAGTTGCCGAATCCACCATTACTCATCGATGTTCGCAGTTTCTTGGAGTACTTCACGGGTCATGCACCCAATGCCCGTAATTTAAGCTTGCCACGAATTTTAATGGGCTTGAGCCTAACGCAGTGGTTTTTGCCCCAGTGGTTTCGAGAACTCTCGAAAGAGCAACCCATAGCCACGATCTGCTTAACAGCACATCGTAGCCCGATCGCAGCAAAAAAGCTTGCAGATGCAGGATTCACGACAGTCTATAACATTACAGGGGGCATGATCGAATGGCAACGATCGGGTCTGAAGACAACAAAAGTGAGAGTTCAAGCGAATTAACCCGTTCCGCATGGAGAATTCTTGAATCCTAGAAGTTGCACGACGGCACTCATTCCATTGTGTAAAGTCCCTTCCCGAATGAAGCGAACTTTTTCCTGCGCGATCGCCCACTCCAATCCGCTCAATTCAGTTTGTAGCTCAATCAAGTTCATCATTAACTCAGCAGTTGGTGGGCCACCGGTCTTATATTGCAACTGTTGAGGCGTGTAGGCTTCTAAAACGAAGGCTCCGCCAGTTGCTAACCCTGCTACAGCAGCGCGGTGCAGCGGAACCCGCACTTCTGGTGGCACATGAGCAAAGATAGAGACAATTCCTTGCCATTGGTTGGGCTGAATCTTAAACTCACTCAAATCAGCACAACAGGTCTTGATGCTAACACCTCGCGCAGCTGCTAATCGGCGCGCTTTCTGCAAGCCAACACTAGAGAAGTCAACTGCTGTTACCGCATAGCCTTTCTCTGCCAGGAAGACTG
The genomic region above belongs to Chroococcidiopsis sp. TS-821 and contains:
- a CDS encoding rhodanese-like domain-containing protein; the protein is MSKLTHSKLARSEPIVIDLSPTEFTQLPNPPLLIDVRSFLEYFTGHAPNARNLSLPRILMGLSLTQWFLPQWFRELSKEQPIATICLTAHRSPIAAKKLADAGFTTVYNITGGMIEWQRSGLKTTKVRVQAN
- a CDS encoding bifunctional 2-polyprenyl-6-hydroxyphenol methylase/3-demethylubiquinol 3-O-methyltransferase UbiG; this translates as MNQWDTRYKAEDYVYGTTANDFLISVVDRIPPGRILCLAEGEGRNAVFLAEKGYAVTAVDFSSVGLQKARRLAAARGVSIKTCCADLSEFKIQPNQWQGIVSIFAHVPPEVRVPLHRAAVAGLATGGAFVLEAYTPQQLQYKTGGPPTAELMMNLIELQTELSGLEWAIAQEKVRFIREGTLHNGMSAVVQLLGFKNSPCGTG